Proteins encoded within one genomic window of Pygocentrus nattereri isolate fPygNat1 chromosome 7, fPygNat1.pri, whole genome shotgun sequence:
- the c7h19orf47 gene encoding uncharacterized protein C19orf47 homolog isoform X2 — MLMDLSKEIMMDLGITVIGDIIAILKHAKHVYRQDMCKMATEAISSGQTSVQAELRRTANTPATRMIANALSRDSPPSTPARRSDNRLSVTVSNNSAKAVVSQPADEENSSPVKRRRVTAEMEGKYIINMPKGTTARTRRILAQQAKKAKSLKRTSVFERLGSESKSDAATANKQVTGVFSRLGKVDDDEEAEKKVGDGASGDGEEDSDGEGSVLQYAGVLKRPPPPSKKEPVAQKSETAAMYRLGNKFKTTPPSESTPPTPSSTSSGQEGVPKLSVMQRLGKAPSASSGPATSSPVAGQSADTQDSRVTSSRSKAQGSFALASPKVSSSTGTGRDCHGAQMDAGTVSVFKRLGAKKT, encoded by the exons ATGCTGATGGATCTCAGCAAGGAGATCATGATGGATTTGGGCATTACAGTCATCGGGGACATCATAGCCATTCTCAAACATGCCAAGCATGTCTACAGACAG GACATGTGCAAAATGGCCACTGAAGCCATTTCCTCTGGCCAGACCAGTGTTCAGGCTGAGCTGAGACGCACTGCCAACACTC CTGCCACACGCATGATTGCCAATGCCTTGAGTCGGGACTCCCCACCGAGCACGCCCGCCCGTCGCTCTGACAACCGCCTCTCTGTGACAGTCTCCAACAACAGTGCCAAAGCGG TCGTCAGTCAGCCTGCAGATGAAGAAAACAGCTCACCGGTGAAGCGTCGGCGAGTCACAGCAGAAATGGAGGGGAAGTATATCATCAATATGCCAAAGGGCACCACTGCCCGCACCCGCCGCATTTTGGCCCAGCAAGCCAAAAAAG CCAAGAGCCTGAAGCGCACTTCTGTGTTTGAGAGGTTGGGGTCAGAGTCTAAGTCTGATGCTGCTACAGCCAATAAG CAGGTAACAGGAGTGTTCAGTCGACTGGGCAAAGTAGACGACGATGAGGAAGCTGAAAAGAAGGTGGGAGACGGTGCTAGTGGTGATGGGGAAGAAGACAGCGACGGTGAAGGCTCAGTGTTGCAGTACGCTGGCGTCCTTAAACGACCCCCACCACCTTCCAAAAAAGAGCCTGTTGCACAAAAATCTGAAACGGCCGCCATGTACCGCCTgggcaacaaattcaaaactACCCCTCCATCAGAGAGCACTCCGCCTACACCCTCCTCTACCTCCTCTGGCCAGGAGGGGGTGCCCAAGCTGAGTGTGATGCAGAGGCTGGGTAAGGCTCCATCAGCCAGCTCCGGTCCTGCCACCTCCAGTCCTGTAGCTGGCCAGTCAGCAGATACGCAGGATAGCCGTGTCACCAGCAGCAGAAGCAAAGCTCAGGGAAGCTTTGCTTTAGCCAGCCCCAAAGTTAGCAGTAGCACAGGGACAGGCAGGGACTGTCACGGGGCTCAGATGGACGCTGGGACAGTCAGTGTCTTCAAGAGACTGGGCGCTAAGAAGACCTAA
- the c7h19orf47 gene encoding uncharacterized protein C19orf47 homolog isoform X1, with translation MLRHDGAFFFFSTKMASVTTATSEWIQFFKDAGIPPGLAVNYAVSFVDNRIQKNMLMDLSKEIMMDLGITVIGDIIAILKHAKHVYRQDMCKMATEAISSGQTSVQAELRRTANTPATRMIANALSRDSPPSTPARRSDNRLSVTVSNNSAKAVVSQPADEENSSPVKRRRVTAEMEGKYIINMPKGTTARTRRILAQQAKKAKSLKRTSVFERLGSESKSDAATANKQVTGVFSRLGKVDDDEEAEKKVGDGASGDGEEDSDGEGSVLQYAGVLKRPPPPSKKEPVAQKSETAAMYRLGNKFKTTPPSESTPPTPSSTSSGQEGVPKLSVMQRLGKAPSASSGPATSSPVAGQSADTQDSRVTSSRSKAQGSFALASPKVSSSTGTGRDCHGAQMDAGTVSVFKRLGAKKT, from the exons ATGTTGCGTCACGACGGagcgtttttctttttttccacgAAGATGGCGTCCGTGACAACag CCACTTCAGAGTGGATCCAGTTTTTTAAAGATGCAGGAATCCCACCTGGCCTGGCTGTTAACTATGCTGTGTCTTTTGTAGACAACAG AATTCAGAAAAACATGCTGATGGATCTCAGCAAGGAGATCATGATGGATTTGGGCATTACAGTCATCGGGGACATCATAGCCATTCTCAAACATGCCAAGCATGTCTACAGACAG GACATGTGCAAAATGGCCACTGAAGCCATTTCCTCTGGCCAGACCAGTGTTCAGGCTGAGCTGAGACGCACTGCCAACACTC CTGCCACACGCATGATTGCCAATGCCTTGAGTCGGGACTCCCCACCGAGCACGCCCGCCCGTCGCTCTGACAACCGCCTCTCTGTGACAGTCTCCAACAACAGTGCCAAAGCGG TCGTCAGTCAGCCTGCAGATGAAGAAAACAGCTCACCGGTGAAGCGTCGGCGAGTCACAGCAGAAATGGAGGGGAAGTATATCATCAATATGCCAAAGGGCACCACTGCCCGCACCCGCCGCATTTTGGCCCAGCAAGCCAAAAAAG CCAAGAGCCTGAAGCGCACTTCTGTGTTTGAGAGGTTGGGGTCAGAGTCTAAGTCTGATGCTGCTACAGCCAATAAG CAGGTAACAGGAGTGTTCAGTCGACTGGGCAAAGTAGACGACGATGAGGAAGCTGAAAAGAAGGTGGGAGACGGTGCTAGTGGTGATGGGGAAGAAGACAGCGACGGTGAAGGCTCAGTGTTGCAGTACGCTGGCGTCCTTAAACGACCCCCACCACCTTCCAAAAAAGAGCCTGTTGCACAAAAATCTGAAACGGCCGCCATGTACCGCCTgggcaacaaattcaaaactACCCCTCCATCAGAGAGCACTCCGCCTACACCCTCCTCTACCTCCTCTGGCCAGGAGGGGGTGCCCAAGCTGAGTGTGATGCAGAGGCTGGGTAAGGCTCCATCAGCCAGCTCCGGTCCTGCCACCTCCAGTCCTGTAGCTGGCCAGTCAGCAGATACGCAGGATAGCCGTGTCACCAGCAGCAGAAGCAAAGCTCAGGGAAGCTTTGCTTTAGCCAGCCCCAAAGTTAGCAGTAGCACAGGGACAGGCAGGGACTGTCACGGGGCTCAGATGGACGCTGGGACAGTCAGTGTCTTCAAGAGACTGGGCGCTAAGAAGACCTAA